Proteins co-encoded in one Plectropomus leopardus isolate mb chromosome 14, YSFRI_Pleo_2.0, whole genome shotgun sequence genomic window:
- the itgb1bp1 gene encoding integrin beta-1-binding protein 1 has translation MFRKVKKRHSSSSSQSSEISTKSKSVDSSLGGLSRSSTVASLDTDSTKSSGNSTSETCAEFRVKYVGAIEKLQFDMSKTLQEPLDLINYIDAAQQDGKLPFVPGDEEMILGVSKYGVKVASLDQCDVLHRHPLYLIVRMLCYDDGLGAGKNLLALKTTDAKQEECSIWVYQCSSSEQAHSICKVLSASFDCALTSDKS, from the exons ATGTTCCGGAAAGTCAAAAAgcgccacagcagcagcagctcgcaAAGCAGTGAGATCAGCACCAAAAGCAAA TCTGTGGACTCCAGTTTGGGAGGGCTCTCCAGATCCAGCACCGTCGCCAGCCTCGATACAGACTCCACCAAGAGCTCAG GTAACAGCACATCTGAAACATGTGCTGAGTTCCGGGTGAAGTATGTGGGAGCCATTGAGAAGTTACAGTTCGACATGAGCAAGACCCTCCAGGAGCCTCTGGACCTCATCAACTATATTGATGCCGCTCAG CAAGATGGAAAGCTGCCCTTCGTGCCCGGAGACGAAGAGATGATTCTTGGAGTGTCGAAGTACGGAGTCAAGGTGGCCTCACTTGACCAGTGT GATGTGCTGCACCGCCACCCTCTGTACCTGATAGTGCGCATGCTGTGTTACGATGACGGCCTCGGTGCAGGGAAGAACCTCTTGGCTCTCAAAACCACCGATGCAAAGCAAGAGGAGTGCAGCATCTGGGTGTACCAGTGCAGCAGCTCG GAGCAGGCTCATTCCATCTGCAAGGTGCTGTCAGCTTCCTTTGACTGCGCTCTCACATCAGACAAGTcctga
- the LOC121953421 gene encoding LOW QUALITY PROTEIN: cleavage and polyadenylation specificity factor subunit 3-like (The sequence of the model RefSeq protein was modified relative to this genomic sequence to represent the inferred CDS: deleted 1 base in 1 codon): MATKRKVEVIVPAEESDQLLIRPLGAGQEVGRSCIILEFKGRKIMLDCGIHPGLEGMDALPYIDLIDPAEIDLLLISHFHLDHCGALPWFLLQKTSFKGRTFMTHATKAIYRWLLSDYVKVSNISADDMLYSETDLEESMDKIETINFHEVKEVAGIKFWCYHAGHVLGAAMFMIEIAGVKLLYTGDFSRQEDRHLMAAEIPSVKPDILIIESTYGTHIHEKREEREARFCNTVHDIVNREGRCLIPVFALGRAQELLLILDEYWQNHPELHDIPIYYASSLAKKCMAVYQTYVNAMNDKIRKAININNPFVFKHISNLKSMDHFDDIGPSVVMASPGMMQSGLSRELFESWCTDKRNGVIIAGYCVEGTLAKHIMSEPEEIPTMSGQKLQLKMSVDYISFSAHTDYQQTSEFIRALKPPHVILVHGEQNEMARLKAALIREYEDNDQVHIEVHNPRNTEAVTLNFRGEKLAKVMGSLADKKCAQGERVSGILVKKNFNYHILNPSDLSTYTELAMSTVKQTQAIPFTGPYSLLVCHLRNLTGDVEELEGTEKNTLRIFKNISLTHEVGMVLLEWLANPLNDMYADAVTTVVLEVQSNPKAQKAMETQSVVMDMDIFQTRLAVMLQDMFGEECVDFSDSKNISVTVDGKTVLICLETRSVCYEDECTEDDSLREMVELAVQRLYDALNPVI; the protein is encoded by the exons ATGGCGACCAAACGCAAAGTAGAAGTGATTGTTCCCGCAGAGGAGAGTGACCAGCTCCTCATTCGCCCACT GGGTGCTGGTCAGGAGGTTGGGAGGTCATGCATTATCCTGGAGTTCAAAGGAAGGAAAATTATG CTAGACTGTGGTATCCACCCTGGCTTGGAGGGAATGGATGCTCTTCCCTACATAGACTTGATTGACCCAGCTGAGATAGACCTGCTGCTCATCAGCCA TTTCCATTTGGATCACTGTGGAGCTCTGCCTTGGTTCCTCCTCCAGAAAACCAGCTTCAAAGGCAGGACCTTCATGACCCACGCCACTAAGGCTATCTACCGCTGGCTGCTGTCGGACTACGTCAAAGTCAG caacatttctgCAGATGACATGCTGTACTCTGAAACTGATCTGGAGGAGAGCATGGATAAGATTGAGACCATCAACTTCCACGAGGTGAAGGAGGTGGCTGGAATCAAGTTCTGGTGTTACCACGCTGGTCATGTGCTGGGAGCTGCCATGTTCATGATTGAAATAGCTGGAGTCAAG CTGTTGTACACAGGTGACTTCTCCCGACAGGAAGACAGACATCTGATGGCAGCTGAGATCCCCAGTGTCAAACCTGACATCTTAATCATA GAGTCGACCTACGGCACCCACATCCACGAGAAGAGGGAGGAGCGTGAAGCTCGGTTCTGTAACACAGTCCATGACATTGTCAACAGAGAAGGCCGCTGTTTAATTCCTGTGTTCGCTCTGGGGCGGGCCCAGGAACTGCTGCTTATCCTGG ATGAGTACTGGCAGAACCACCCAGAGCTCCATGACATCCCCATCTACTACGCCTCATCGCTGGCCAAGAAGTGCATGGCTGTGTACCAGACCTACGTCAACGCAATGAACGACAAAATCCGCAAGgccatcaacatcaacaacccTTTTGTCTTC AAGCACATCAGCAACCTCAAG agcaTGGATCACTTTGATGACATTGGTCCCAGTGTGGTGATGGCGTCTCCAGGTATGATGCAAAGCGGCCTCTCTAGAGAGCTTTTTGAGAGCTGGTGCACTGATAAGAGAAACGGAGTCATCATCGCTGGATACTGTGTGGAGGGCACACTTGCCAAG CACATCATGTCTGAGCCAGAGGAGATCCCCACCATGTCAGGGCAGAAGCTGCAGCTGAAGATGTCAGTGGACTACATATCTTTCTCTGCCCACACGGACTACCAGCAGACCAGCGAGTTCATCAGGGCCCTCAAACCACCACATGTt ATCCTGGTCCACGGGGAGCAGAATGAGATGGCCCGTCTGAAGGCTGCGCTGATCAGGGAGTACGAGGATAACGATCAGGTTCACATCGAAGTCCACAACCCTCGCAACACAGAAGCTGTCACACTCAACTTCAGGGGAGAAAAACTGGCCAAG GTGATGGGCTCTCTGGCTGATAAGAAGTGTGCTCAGGGCGAGAGGGTGTCAGGCATACTGGTGAAAAAGAACTTCAACTACCACATCCTCAATCCCTCCGATCTTTCca CGTACACAGAACTCGCCATGAGCACAGTGAAGCAGACCCAGGCCATCCCCTTCACTGGACCTTACTCTCTGCTCGTCTGCCATCTGAGGAACCTCACCG GTGATGTGGAAGAGCTGGAAGGAACCGaaaagaacaccttgaggatttttaaaaacatctctcTGACCCACGAGGTCGGCATGGTGCTGCTGGAG TGGCTCGCAAACCCTCTCAATGACATGTATGCTGACGCCGTCACCACCGTAGTGCTGGAGGTCCAGTCAAACCCAAAAGCTCAGAAAG CCATGGAGACCCAGAGTGTTGTTATGGACATGGACATCTTCCAAACGCGACTAGCAGTTATGTTGCA GGACATGTTTGGGGAGGAATGTGTGGATTTCAGCGACAGTAAAAACATCTCCGTGACCGTAGATGGGAAGACGGTTCTTATCTGCTTGGAAACGAGG TCGGTGTGCTACGAGGATGAATGCACAGAGGACGACTCCCTGAGAGAGATGGTGGAGCTGGCAGTGCAGCGGCTCTATGACGCCCTAAACCCGGTCATCTGA
- the LOC121953422 gene encoding uncharacterized protein LOC121953422: protein MAEVRLRLVRGTYNFAHKTCNRHLLESQNKHGKGAIQTPSLSAGFLLGGTQYGDLYGAEKAADTVTVGVSQDGYTRVTPLFGAVWENRHVADYNCNSGLNREYPLSHTSEVRNRESNLFRCQVNANFRRTFRSARRQQSLGLCWRQFVRAYSGNGAQSEPLYKTKTGYYDILEVSPAATQAQIKTAYYKQSFVYHPDRNAGSEDATVRFSEISEAYSVLGNKALRKKYDRGLLSQSDLIATARPSAKSTGSSARPHAESKRSVMGTDSRGGVFDFDKFFKAHYSEQLQRQRDIAARKEEMLRKKQERIEEKKMDFVVEAGAVLMLAMAVWLLMSLKRG, encoded by the coding sequence ATGGCGGAGGTCAGGCTGCGTCTTGTAAGGGGTACGTACAACTTTGCACACAAAACATGTAACCGACACCTCCTGGAAAGCCAAAATAAACACGGTAAAGGTGCAATACAAACCCCGTCTCTATCGGCGGGGTTTCTGCTCGGTGGTACTCAGTATGGAGACCTGTACGGAGCCGAAAAGGCAGCGGACACCGTGACCGTTGGAGTTTCGCAGGACGGTTACACAAGGGTAACACCGCTGTTTGGTGCTGTTTGGGAAAACCGACATGTCGCTGATTATAACTGTAATTCTGGACTCAACAGAGAGTACCCACTTTCTCACACGTCTGAGGTTAGAAATCGAGAAAGTAATTTATTTCGGTGCCAGGTTAACGCAAATTTTCGGAGGACTTTCCGGTCCGCTCGTCGACAGCAGAGCCTCGGTTTGTGTTGGCGTCAGTTTGTCAGAGCGTACAGCGGCAACGGAGCCCAGTCTGAGCCGCTGTACAAAACCAAAACGGGCTACTATGACATCCTGGAGGTGTCACCAGCTGCAACTCAAGCCCAGATAAAAACCGCCTACTACAAGCAGTCCTTCGTCTACCACCCGGACAGAAACGCCGGCAGCGAGGACGCCACTGTCCGCTTCTCGGAGATCAGCGAGGCCTACTCCGTGCTGGGCAACAAGGCCCTGCGGAAGAAGTACGACCGAGGTCTGCTGAGCCAGTCGGACCTCATCGCTACGGCCAGACCCTCCGCCAAGAGCACGGGGAGCTCTGCGAGACCGCACGCCGAGAGCAAGCGGTCTGTGATGGGCACAGACAGCCGCGGAGGCGTCTTTGATTTCGACAAGTTTTTCAAGGCTCACTACAGCGAGCAGCTGCAGAGGCAAAGAGACATCGCAGCCCGCAAAGAGGAGATGCTGAGGAAGAAGCAGGAGAGGATTGAGGAGAAGAAGATGGACTTTGTGGTGGAGGCTggagctgtgctgatgctggcGATGGCCGTGTGGCTGCTGATGAGCTTAAAGCGGGGATGA
- the iah1 gene encoding isoamyl acetate-hydrolyzing esterase 1 homolog codes for MSKLKTVIWPKVILFGDSITQYSFQANGWGADIANNLARKCDVVNRGLSGYNSRWAKIVLPRLINSSNSADNNIAAVTVFFGANDCALEDKNPAQHVPLQEYSENLKEITRLLVSAGVSTDRVIFITPPPLHEPAWEKECFLKGCPLNRHNSVAGQYAQACVQAASQCGADVLDLWTLMQKDGQDYSVYLSDGLHLSEKGNQFVAKHLWGLLESRVADLPFLLPYWGDVDPKSPESSLLCDQ; via the exons ATGTCTAAACTCAAAACAGTCATTTGGCCGAAAGTGATTTTATTTGGGGACTCCATCACACAG TATTCATTTCAAGCCAATGGCTGGGGTGCAGACATTGCCAACAACCTTGCAAG AAAGTGTGATGTTGTCAACAGAGGACTCTCTGGTTATAACTCCAGATGGGCCAAAATCGTTTTGCCTCGGCTCATCAACAGCTCAAACTCAGCGGACAACAACATAGCTGCTGTCACTGTCTTCTTTGGAGCCAACGACTGTGCACTGGAAG acaaaaacccAGCACAACACGTACCTCTGCAGGAGTATTCAGAGAATCTGAAGGAGATCACCAGGCTTCTGGTTTCCGCTGGAGTGTCTACAGACAGAGTTATTTTCATCACCCCTCCACCACTTCATGAGCCTGCCTGGGAGAAGGAGTGCTTTCTGAAAG gatGTCCTCTCAATCGCCACAACTCTGTGGCAGGGCAGTATGCCCAGGCGTGTGTCCAGGCTGCCAGTCAGTGTGGTGCAGACGTCCTGGACCTCTGGACTCTCATGCAGAAAGATGGACAG GACTattctgtctatctgtctgatGGGCTGCATCTCTCAGAAAAGGGAAACCAGTTTGTAGCTAAGCACCTGTGGGGACTGCTGGAGAGCCGTGTGGCCGATCTGCCCTTCCTTCTGCCTTACTGGGGAGACGTGGACCCCAAGAGCCCAGAGAGCAGCCTCCTCTGTGACCAGTGA